The Primulina huaijiensis isolate GDHJ02 chromosome 10, ASM1229523v2, whole genome shotgun sequence region TCATCTCATCAATAGAATCAGAAATTCATCATCATTAACATAGAGGAAACATTTTACATTGTAGAAACATCATTACAGAAGATGGTAACAAATTAAACGAAAAACTAAATAACAGAAATCATCAAAAAGAAGTTTTAATGACGATCGACATCTTGAACACATTTAACTTCAACTTGAGCATATTGATGAATCCAAAATTCAAACAACCTTTCTTGACCAAAATAAATGAAACACAGACTGAGAAGACAAGAAGAGAAGCAATAAAATCACTTAGTAATTAGTTATAAGCCTTATATTGGTAGAATTAAGTTACAGACATACTACTTTAAAATCGGCAGCTTAAAAAGTATCATTTCGCATCCGTAAAGATTTTTCTCAAGTAGTCATCTTTATAGTTACATACATCATATGACCAAGGCTATGTTACTAGGTATCATCTTAACGTTTTAAAATGTCGAAACATTAACAGGACATGTACTAATGTCGCGTTGGCACAATAAAAACAATGGTTTCCCTTTGATGCATATTGATAAAAGACTTAGTTGTTTATCCCGTTAAGTAGGCCACAATAGAAATGGTTCTCTGTATCTACAATAAGGATCCTGAATATTTATCCCACTAGATAGGGAAAATAGAGTGAGTTTTGTGGACAAAACTAGTCTATGCTCCTACCTATCGGTTAGAGTCGTATTCGTAATCAACAACTTTTCTACTTATTTTCGcggtttgaaatttttttccttatacATCATACTAAGAGATCACGTGATACTTAATACATAGAAAATCATTTGAATATATACATAACTGAACATATTtgtacatatataaaaaaagtaattttcataaaaaaaatattctcaagAGACATTTTTCAAGAAGGTATAGAAATTTAGAaactatttatattttataacacAAGTATTCTCTAAACTTAAGTTGTTGATATACGGTTTGAAACCAAACTGTCCCTTCCTAGACTAGTATCTTCTTTTAAACTCCCTGTCTCCTAGACCCTTTGCCACATACAGGTGCGAGAATTAGATACGCTCAATTATGCAATTTGAGAAGATTGTATGATAACTTAGTGTTAGAGTTAGGGTCCTATTTATAGGTAAGGAATTCAAGTATGTGAAGAGTCTCATCATTAAAGGTTGTATTGTGTTGTCACCATGAATGCATCATGACAAGGCTTCTTTGGATAGATTATGATACAGTTATTTCACTATAAATTAACGGGGATTAAGGCCACACTGTTGTGGAGTACTcgagaataaaaaatttaaaacttctgCTACATTCTTGTTCAAACATTTCAGattcaaaagataaaaaaaggcTTAAACCTATCATCTCTCCTTACTTGATTATGACACAACTGCTACAATAAATCCTTCAAGTTAATGATAGTTAATATCTTATAATGCTAGGCAGGTGAGTCTCCATTGTCTCACTCATAGCAAGGAGGAAAGTTTGTAACATCCACATCATCAGAACATGCATTAGATGAGTATTGTTCCATCACATGCACCAAATTTAAGTTTGCTAATAACAGAGACGTAGAAGGTTTCACGACCCAGTTTTTCCATAAGTTCCATGTTCAAAGATCAAATACTGAAGATGTTCAAGGTCTCTAACTTCCAAATTATTCTTATGCTTACATATTATATTAGAAGGAGAGGATGGATACTAGTCGTTATCACAGTCAAAATTAAGTCACATTTAAACTCATCCTcttaatatcataatttcaccATTAAATCATCTTATTCTCGTGATGAGAATTTGAAAAGATTCTCAAAATTTACTGACTCACATTGAGTTTTCTGCAATTGACTTAAGCAATTGTGCTAGACAcaactaaaataatgaaaaattttcACCGAGAAAAATTGAATGAGTAAATAAAACaattggattaaaaaaaatacgcCAGAGGTTCCTCACTTTGGATGGTGCCGGCTCCTCAAGTTTTAAAGACTCGATTCCATGATCTACTTGGCTGATCCCTGGTTGCTTCCTATAACTGATGACACCAAGGAAGGAAACGAAATATCACCGATCAATCAGTCGAGAAGACAATTTTTTGCTTCAACAAATTGTATAATACCATTTGCTCGTATCTGTATTGATACTAGTAATTCTTTCAGGTATATATGAAGGAACACAAGCAGAAACTGTCTCCAATTTCTTTTGCTGTCGCAAGGCTGCCTCTATTAATTTCTGCACTTACAATGAATAAATCACTCAATTCAGTTCATAGATTAGCTTGTCATTCCCATTCCTCTTAGAGTTTAGTCTGAACTCaggcttgaaatttttttgtagATTGCCTTTCATTTAATCATTTCGAAAGATAAATGTATCAGACATGATTATAGATGCTTAGATCTAAttcatgttagagtagatgccctgcaagccaacggttggctagggattttattgactcaagtgtaataaacaatctttattttaatataatttaacttttcatggtttcagtttactttatctgtattctcatgcaatcagcatagataaagtccttgattatactttaatacNNNNNNNNNNNNNNNNNNNNNNNNNNNNNNNNNNNNNNNNNNNNNNNNNNNNNNNNNNNNNNNNNNNNNNNNNNNNNNNNNNNNNNNNNNNNNNNNNNNNccctgaaccattgagggtcacacaagtactggattattttgtttccgttgagataataaattcaaggaattgaatttatagaaaaacgttgatataataaattcaatgagttgaatttagaAGAAATAAGTTttatatgatcaatcgataagcttataaataaagtttataaaagcttatagaaattttgagagcatgactgttaaGACAGTCAAAAGGAATGCAcatgccttatttagacattggtgatctcgaattaaagtgtgcatcataataacaaataagttgaatttgtcacatcgatgatactGGATCGTCGAttgggattatgatgagattaatgtaatgagagcatggatcatgggcttgtaagagtataagcacatcatgcaaatttattaaagttcaaatggactttaataattaattgtatattttaattgagttaaaatatagtccattaagtttttataaaatatggtattgatttatgtaatatgaaaatattcatgataccataattttagtaatttgcacacaaagaaaataatattggaTGATTAGTTGTGTGCCATTTTCGAGAGTTACCATATTTGGATATGAATTAAGAATCTTTcaataacttaataaattagATTGATTAAGTAAAAGGAAGAATAGTATTAAAAATAAGGTTTATTATTCTTATATTCATAGCATGTATTCGAACAAATCAAGGCCATGGATTTTGGAATCTAtactttacttaattaatttgattaattaagtaaatgataGAGTAAAGAAATAATTACaagattttgaatcttatttacGTGAGTGTGCATCCAAAAAGCAAAAACAGAAATTACTTCAACTCTCCAATGGAGCTCTCGAAAAATCACTTtttcaaaacaagaaaaatttggACACTCCAAGTTTGAGAGTTGTGCCGGTTTTTAGTGTTCTGTCTCTACgcaaaacatcttctaattttctagtgcaaattagaagaggaacaaatattccagtcgtggaccggattaggagatcaaagaacgttcgtagggatttacaacaagagctacgtccgctaataccggagtaattggagccaagtgaaaatttcactaaaggtaaaattttcttacatcctatgaatgtttgattCAGAAAACCATACGAtcgcccaatcaaatatattttgattgtcaaaataaaataaaaattttaaaacttccgctgcgtttgggcgtgtagaaaatcGAGATCTAACAATTCAAATGTCAATTATTAATCTTAAAAATACACCGCTGCCTCCATGTGAAACGTATGAAATTTCATGTATAAACTTTTCGATCTGAGTGTCTTAACTCACTGTCACGATTTTCATTTGAAGTATAAATCCATCAGTACCATACCACTTGTAAGTGACAATATACAAACCCCTAACCTTTTTTTTACCGATATACCTGCCAAATCATCAGTAGCAGCTTCAATTCAAAAATTTCTTTGAAATTCAAATCCAATTGTCAGAAAATTCGATAGTATAACATGTAAGAAGAATTAAATTCAATATGCAAAAACATTTTCCATCTTAGCCAATATTCAAACATTTTACCCAACAGAATCGCGCGTATCAACAAGCGAAGTAAAAAATACCTTAGCTTTGGGGATGGCTTGAGCCTCGTCGCGCAACCGATCCTTAATATTTTGAACCTGAAGCTCCATACCTTTCAATGCTGCATCTATGCCCGACAAATCGCTAATGCTGCTGGCCGGGTACACTGTCCAATTTCAGAGGCACAAAAAACAAATGAACAAGAGGAATCATCGCATAAATTTATCAATAACTTGAATTCTCAACTGTTTCGAGCAATCACAAACTGCTGGAGCTCCGCGATTCGAGAATTGAACTGGGAGATCAAAGAGTCGAGGGAAGCTCCCGCTTCTTTGACGTCCATCTTTCTCTCTCTAGGTTTCGCAGTTCTCTGCTAATTGCAATTTGCTGCTTCTGGCGGGAAACGCCTTGTACAAGCTTTTTGAacctcaaaaaaataatatttttgatataaaaaataatatttttttataaatcgagattatttgaaaatttatagtTGATCTATTAGAtgatatcataaaattttttctcaaaaataaatatctatatCAAATTATAGtagtattatattttatttgatacctcataaagcataaaaatctaaatatgtaatttataattaatagaatttttttctacttatctattttttaatcattaaattaataGGATATTGTTAACTCTAATCACTAATAAGTACTAGTCCCCTTAGGTTGATAAAGATAATTATCTgcataatttttgttatttataaattaattttttattaaattataaaatttttaaaatgttgataaagataaattaatacttttataaaatttaaaatatatttttatatatagataagttacaaattttattaaaatatggtttttcgattttttatttaataaaacaattgattttttttgtaattttatataGATATTATTGGTACTTAAAAATATGATACCGTGACTTCAAAAGAAGTTACTCTAAGACatcatgttttataatataatcagCATAATATAGATAGTATATATACTGATAaatgatataaataaaaataaatataataatctaATGGAAATTTATATGCACGTGATTGATTGTTTACGTGCATCGATAACTAGAATAAAATGTCGAGGGTGATTACACCGAAATGATAGCAACCATGACAATAATATAGTACCGAAAATtacggaataaaataatcaacaagaacacaaaaaaattacatggtTCATACaagataggctacgtccacgaaGCTATTGCAAATCTTTATCATATggagaaaatattacaagtaTATACAACATTCAATTTCTCACAATCCCAACATCGGGTATaaccgagaaaatattttctctaactcacatAAGAACAAcactcaattttcttcttctcaCTTGAGTTGCTCTCTTGAACTTGAGATGCTTAGAAAGCTAGGATTTGATGTCTATAAAATGAGCAAATGAGCTCTATATATAGCAAACTCTTCAAATGTGAAAGCCAGATGTAGATTCAAACTTTTCTAGCCACCATTTGGACGGTAGTTCAGACGTTCGCATTGGACGGCAATGTGAACATAGACACAATTTTCTTGCCTACAATTTTGGTCAAAAAACACATGTACAAATATTAATAATTCTCCctcttgaagacttgattttaATCATGTCTTCACATCATCAATGCAGTAGCTCATATATCCCTTTTATACTTGTAttccaactgaagttgaacacaacttcagtttgtcaatggTCACAACCTTTGTGAGCATATCGGTTGGATTCTTACTTCTGGAAATCTTCTCaagcatcaagactccatcttccagtactgatctgatgaaatggtaTCTAACatgtatatgctttgtcctggcatgataaacatgattttttgctaaatgaataacactctgactgtcacagtgTAATGTGCTACCTTCAAACTTCTGACCCAATTCTTCCAAAAAAAGATCTTAACCATATCATCTCTttgctagcttctgtaactgctACGTACTCAGCTTCAGTAGTTGAAAGTGCAACTATCTTTTGCAACTTAGATACCCAGCTTACTGTCGTACCAACTAATGTGAACACATACCCAGTGGTACTTTTCCTAccatccaggtcaccacccatgtcggcatcgacaaaacctTGTTAGTCCAAATTTGACCTTCTGAAGCATAAAGAGaaactagcagtacctttcaagTACCTCATAATCCATTTAACTGCTTCCCGGTGATGTTTTCTTGGATTgctcataaacctgctcacaactcccactgcatgtgctatgtctggtctaGTGCACAtcattgcatacatgaggcttcccacagcagaagcataaggaaccttGTTCATATAAACATGCTCCTGCTCCGTCGAAGGTGATTGTGCTTTGTTTAGTTTaaaatgactagccaaaggagtactcacGTTTTTAGTTTCATCCATGTTAAATCTGCTAACTACatttttcacgtactcttcttggGATAACTTCAAGATTCCGTTCACCTTGTCTCTtaagatcctcattccaaggatttgctttgcagcacccaaatccttcatagcaaattcttttgataactctttcttgagtttatcaatctcctccagacaagcttctgctatcaacatatcatcttcATATAACAATAGAATGATATAAGAACCATCAAACTTTTTCTCGtaacaacagtgatcagcctgACACCTCAGGAAACTATTATtactcatgaatccatcaaaattcttgtaccactgtcttggaacTTGTTTGAGATCATACAAGCTCTTTTGAAGTTAGCACACAATTTTCTATTTTCCCCCTATTTCAAAGCTATGTGGCTGCTTcgtataaatttcttcatctagatcaccatgaagaaacgccgtcCTTACATCTAAATGctccagatgtaaatcttcttttgCCACTAATCCGAGTATAGACCTAATCGTGGTTAACTTAACCATTGAAGAGAAAATCTCAGTGTAATCAATGCCTTCTTTTTGTTGAAaaccttttacaacaagtcttgtCTTGTACCTCTTGTACCATCATATTCTTCTTTTAACTGGTACATTCACTTCTTATGTAATGCCTTTTTGCCTTGTGGAAGTTCTGTTAACTCCCACGTCTGGTTGGATGAtagtgaatccatctcatcttccatggctaATTCCCACTTGATTGAATCGCCATTTTTGATAGCCTCTTCATAGGTCTCTAGTTCACATTTTTCTGTCAGtaaaatatagtgaagtgcagAGGAGTATCTCTCAGGTGGTCTAATTGTTCTCgaagatctcctgagttcaatcaccggagtttgtgggtcatcatcttaTGCATTTGattcttcatcttcctggttaTTGCTTTTTGATTCATTCACAGGAATATCTGTCAATGACACTTCATCTTTATTCTTGACTTCAGAACTTTCATCTTCAGTtccaatgtctgacttgtccttgtaAAGAAATTGCTCATTGAAGATTACATCTCTGCTCCAAATGATTTTCTGGttttggtcatcccagaaacgataaccaaactcactatctccataaccaataaagaaaAACTTCTTTGATTTCGAATCAAGCTTTGTTCTGCTAGCTGAgtcaatatgaacataggataaacatccaaacactttcaagaaagaaaggtttatTTTTTTGCCGCTTCATACCTCTTCGGGTATTCTGCAGTCAAGCGGTATcgaaggtcctctgttgatcatatatgctgcagtgttaacagcatAAACTCATAATGATTTTGGTAATCCAGAATGCAGTCTCATGCTCCTAGCACGTTCATTCAGGGTCATGTTCATCCTTTCGGttac contains the following coding sequences:
- the LOC140986489 gene encoding SKA complex subunit 1 homolog isoform X1, whose amino-acid sequence is MDVKEAGASLDSLISQFNSRIAELQQFVIARNMYPASSISDLSGIDAALKGMELQVQNIKDRLRDEAQAIPKAKKLIEAALRQQKKLETVSACVPSYIPERITSINTDTSKCYRKQPGISQVDHGIESLKLEEPAPSKEKKGRASPPVWYITGDELNSLPSYMKQRLTLDKVNAAIGDMVTYAEANAQLITAPRKKLTENNLDRALELRDIAMMDAVKGKHFFLESDVKGPAMKLDNTGKAILTVLRHLGRISETRVGHHRVIILLRPQ
- the LOC140986489 gene encoding SKA complex subunit 1 homolog isoform X2, translated to MDVKEAGASLDSLISQFNSRIAELQQFVIARNMYPASSISDLSGIDAALKGMELQVQNIKDRLRDEAQAIPKAKKLIEAALRQQKKLETVSACVPSYIPERITSINTDTSKWKQPGISQVDHGIESLKLEEPAPSKEKKGRASPPVWYITGDELNSLPSYMKQRLTLDKVNAAIGDMVTYAEANAQLITAPRKKLTENNLDRALELRDIAMMDAVKGKHFFLESDVKGPAMKLDNTGKAILTVLRHLGRISETRVGHHRVIILLRPQ